A region of the Romboutsia hominis genome:
AATAGAAAAAATAAAAGATTTTATAAAAACAAGAAAAGAAAAATTTAAGGAAATGAGAAAAGAAAAGAAAATAGCCATTATAGTTGGAGTGATTGCAATTATATTAGCTATAATATTTGGAATTAAGTATAAAAATGATAATAAATATGATGTTCTTTTCTCGGGTTTAGATTCAAATGATGCATCTGTTATAACTAAAGAACTAGAAAAAGAAAAAATTGAAACGAAAATAGAGGGCGATAGTATATATGTACCTAAAGATCAGGTAGATAAGTTAAGACTTGAACTATCTGGAAAAGTTTCAAATGGTTCTAAAGGATTTGAACTTATGGATGAAGGATCATCGTTAGGTCTTACAGATGAAGAATTTGAGGTAAAAAAACAAAGAATGATTCAAGGTGAACTAGAAAAAACTATAAAAACTTTTCCGCAAGTACAAGATGCAAGAGTTCATATAACAGAAGGTGAAGAATCTGTATTTGCTAAAGAGAGCATACCTGGAAAAGCAGCCGTTTATGTAGATTTAAATGTAGGAGAACAATTAAGTCAAGAACAAGTTAAATCTATAATATCTTTAGTATCCGCAAGTACACCAAATATACCGAAACAAAATGTTGAGGTAATCAACCAAAATATGGTCTTATTATCAGAAGGAATATTTGATGAAAATGGAAAATCAAATTCTAGCGATAATTCTAATGGGATTGATATTGCAACTAAGGCAGAAAGAGATCTAGATAAAGGATTAGAAAGAGATATAGTTAGATTACTTGAACCTATATTTGGAGAGGGAAAAGTAAGAGCAACTGTTAATGCTGATTTGAATTTTGACACTAATGAAAAAACTCAAACGATAATAGATCCTAACAAGGTTATAGTAAGTGAGTCAAAAAGTGAAAATAAATCTACAGAGCCAGTAAATACAGGTGGTACTGTTGATAACAATATGAATAATAAAGGCAATGTAAATGATGGAACTACTGAAAGTAAAAGTGAAGATATAAAGTATGAAGTAGGAAAGACAGAAATTAAAACTGTTAAGGCTCAAGGTGAATTAAATAGAATAACTGCTTCGGTTGCTATAGATGGCAAATTAGATGCGGGAGATATTAAAGACGTTAAAGATATGGTATCTAATACCATTGGTGTAGAAAAAAATAGAGGCGATGATGTAGTAGTTGTTGCTATGGACTTTGAAGCAAATGCTAAAAAGAATCTAAAAAATGCATTAGGTGATGAAGATGAAGTGGCTAAGTTATTAAAAACAACAGGATATATAGTAGCCGGATTATTACTAGTTATAGTAATAGCACTTATAGCTATATTTGTTATTAAGAAAAAGAATAAATCTAAAGAAATTGATGAAATAGATGAATCTAATGAAATAGATATGATAAATCAAAAGCTAGAAGAAATGGAAAAACATAGGCTACACAATTTAGAAGATGATGAAGATAATATGACTTTAGAGGAAGAAGTTAAGATATACGCTTCAGAAAATATAGAAGAAGTTACAGAATTAATAAATAATTGGTTAAATGAGTAAAGGGTGGTAGTTTGTTTTGGAAAATGAAGTTACTAAATCAGTAGAGAGTACTAAATCAGGAAATGCATTTGATTTAGGTGATATACCTAAAGTGAGAAGAGTTACTGGTGCTAGAAAGGCAGCAGTACTCTTAATGACATTAGGGACTGACGTTTCAGCGGATATAGTTAAAAATCTATCTGATAAGAAAATACAAAGAATCGGTGTAGAAATAGCTAATATACACACTGTCAACGCAAGAGAAAGAAGAGAAATTCTCCAAGAATTTATAGAACTAAATAAAGGAAAAGAATTTGTGTTAAAAGGTGGTATAGACTATGCAAAATCACTGCTTAATGGAGCTTTAGGAAACCAAAGAGCTAATAAATTAATAGAAGGAATTAGATATGATGCTTATACAAAACTGTTTATGGCAGCGAGAAAAGCTGAACCAGAGCAGATATTAGCATGTATACAAGGTGAAAGTACACAAACTATAGCTATAATCTTATCTCACATACAATCAGACAAAGCAGCTTTGATATTAAGTGAGTTACCACCTAAGATTAAAAATGAAGTTTCACTAAAAATAGGATCAACATCATCAGTATCACCAAGTGTAATAAAGGCCATTGATGAAGCTGTAGAAATGAAATTATCAAAACTTGGACAAAGAGAAATGGAAAGTTCTGGTGGTGTTGATAGCTTGGTTGAAATACTTGGTAATGTAGATAGAAAAACAGAAAAAAGTATTATAAGTTACATAGAAGAAAGAAACAATGAATTAGCTGAGGATATAAAGGCCAATATGTTTATATTTGACGACATTGTAAGGCTTGAAAATTCTACTATTCAGAGAATTCTTAAAGAGGTTAATGTTAAAGATATTGCATTTGCTCTTAAGGGAGCATCTAAGGAAGTATCAAATGTCATATTTAGAAATCAATCTCAAAGGGCATCACAAGCTCTTAAAGAGGAAATTGATTTATTAGGAAAAATAAAAATATCTCAAGTAGAGGAAGCACAACAAAATATAGTTAATGTTATAAGACGACTTGAAGATATGGGTGAAATAACTTTAACAAGAGGATCAGATGATGAGTTTATCATGTAGTAACATAATAAAGGCTAAAAATGTTAATTTAAAAGGCGTAAAAACAATAAATAACCTCTCTCAAATTGAAAGTGAAGAAGAAAGAAAGCTTAGAGAAGACTTAGAAAAAAAATTAAGCGAAAAAAAAGAAGAAATAAATATTAAGTTACAAGAAGCTCAAAAAGAATATGATGACATTATAGACAAAGCTAAAGCTGAGGCAAGTCAGATAATTGAAGAAAGCAAGTTAGAAAGAGAAAATATAGAAAAAAAAGCTTATGAAGAAGGATACAATCAAGGCCTTAAAAACGGATATGAAGATGGATACAAAGAATCATATGAAGAAAATATAGAAAAGGCAAAAAAAGAGTCTGAAGAAATTGTAAATAATGCCAGTAAATTATTGATACAAGCCAAGGATAAAGTAGCTGAGTATATGAATCTAAATAAAGAAGAAATACTAAAAATTAGTATAAGTATAGCTCAACAAGTTCTAAGGGATGAATTCAA
Encoded here:
- the fliF gene encoding flagellar basal-body MS-ring/collar protein FliF, translated to MNFKEIIEKIKDFIKTRKEKFKEMRKEKKIAIIVGVIAIILAIIFGIKYKNDNKYDVLFSGLDSNDASVITKELEKEKIETKIEGDSIYVPKDQVDKLRLELSGKVSNGSKGFELMDEGSSLGLTDEEFEVKKQRMIQGELEKTIKTFPQVQDARVHITEGEESVFAKESIPGKAAVYVDLNVGEQLSQEQVKSIISLVSASTPNIPKQNVEVINQNMVLLSEGIFDENGKSNSSDNSNGIDIATKAERDLDKGLERDIVRLLEPIFGEGKVRATVNADLNFDTNEKTQTIIDPNKVIVSESKSENKSTEPVNTGGTVDNNMNNKGNVNDGTTESKSEDIKYEVGKTEIKTVKAQGELNRITASVAIDGKLDAGDIKDVKDMVSNTIGVEKNRGDDVVVVAMDFEANAKKNLKNALGDEDEVAKLLKTTGYIVAGLLLVIVIALIAIFVIKKKNKSKEIDEIDESNEIDMINQKLEEMEKHRLHNLEDDEDNMTLEEEVKIYASENIEEVTELINNWLNE
- the fliG gene encoding flagellar motor switch protein FliG gives rise to the protein MENEVTKSVESTKSGNAFDLGDIPKVRRVTGARKAAVLLMTLGTDVSADIVKNLSDKKIQRIGVEIANIHTVNARERREILQEFIELNKGKEFVLKGGIDYAKSLLNGALGNQRANKLIEGIRYDAYTKLFMAARKAEPEQILACIQGESTQTIAIILSHIQSDKAALILSELPPKIKNEVSLKIGSTSSVSPSVIKAIDEAVEMKLSKLGQREMESSGGVDSLVEILGNVDRKTEKSIISYIEERNNELAEDIKANMFIFDDIVRLENSTIQRILKEVNVKDIAFALKGASKEVSNVIFRNQSQRASQALKEEIDLLGKIKISQVEEAQQNIVNVIRRLEDMGEITLTRGSDDEFIM
- a CDS encoding FliH/SctL family protein, coding for MMSLSCSNIIKAKNVNLKGVKTINNLSQIESEEERKLREDLEKKLSEKKEEINIKLQEAQKEYDDIIDKAKAEASQIIEESKLERENIEKKAYEEGYNQGLKNGYEDGYKESYEENIEKAKKESEEIVNNASKLLIQAKDKVAEYMNLNKEEILKISISIAQQVLRDEFKSESSMNTLLTKIIEEYELKENIVIKVNPLYKDSLNNEILSLKECNKLKGDVFVLEDESIDIGNAIIENIKGRIIVGVDAVIDKVKEELL